One window from the genome of Gopherus evgoodei ecotype Sinaloan lineage chromosome 2, rGopEvg1_v1.p, whole genome shotgun sequence encodes:
- the LOC115647216 gene encoding casein kinase II subunit alpha-like yields the protein MSGPVPSRARVYADVNTQRPREYWDYESHVVEWGNQDDYQLVRKLGRGKYSEVFEAINITNNEKVVVKILKPVKKKKIKREIKILENLRGGPNIISLLDIVKDPVSRTPALVFEHVNNTDFKQLYQTLSDFDIRFYMYEILKALDYCHSMGVMHRDVKPHNVMIDHEHRKLRLIDWGLAEFYHPGQEYNVRVASRYFKGPELLVDYQMYDYSLDMWSLGCMLASMIFRKEPFFHGHDNYDQLVRIAKVLGTEDLYDYIDKYNIELDPRFNDILGRHSRKRWERFVHSENQHLVSTEALDFLDKLLRYDHQTRLTAREAMEHPYFYPIAKDPARMGPSAGLSASNTPVSASSMLAGLTSMSAAQPIGSLAASPVISSPNALGSPVPGAAGVQP from the exons CAACCAAGACGACTACCAGCTTGTGCGGAAACTTGGCCGTGGCAAATACAGTGAAGTCTTTGAAGCCATCAACATCACCAACAATGAGAAAGTTGTGGTGAAAATCCTTAAG cctgtaaaaaagaagaaaatcaagcgTGAGATTAAGATCCTGGAGAATCTCCGAGGAGGCCCCAATATTATCAGCCTGCTAGATATAGTCAAAGACCCTGTG TCTCGCACGCCTGCCCTGGTCTTCGAACATGTCAACAACACAGACTTCAAG CAATTGTACCAGACTCTATCTGATTTCGACATTCGATTCTACATGTATGAAATCCTAAAG GCACTGGATTACTGTCACAGCATGGGGGTCATGCATAGAGACGTCAAGCCACACAATGTCATGATAGACCACGAGCACAGAAAG CTGCGACTGATAGACTGGGGCCTGGCTGAGTTCTACCATCCTGGGCAGGAGTACAATGTTCGCGTGGCCTCCAGGTATTTCAAGGGACCGGAGCTCTTGGTAGACTACCAG ATGTATGACTACAGCCTGGACATGTGGAGTTTAGGCTGCATGTTGGCCAGTATGATCTTCCGGAAGGAGCCCTTCTTCCACGGCCATGATAATTATGACCAG cttgtgCGGATCGCGAAGGTGCTGGGAACGGAGGACCTGTACGACTACATTGACAAGTACAACATAGAGCTGGATCCCCGCTTCAATGATATCCTAGGCAG ACATTCCCGCAAGCGATGGGAGCGTTTCGTGCACAGTGAGAACCAGCACCTCGTGAGCACGGAGGCACTCGACTTCCTGGACAAGCTGCTGCGCTACGACCACCAGACGCGACTCACTGCCCGGGAGGCCATGGAGCACCCATACTTCT ATCCCATAGCGAAAGATCCAGCCAGGATGGGCCCCTCAGCTGGACTGTCAGCCAGTAACACACCTGTCAGCGCCTCCAGTATGTTGGCAG GTCTTACCTCAATGTCTGCAGCCCAGCCCATTGGCAGCTTGGCCGCATCGCCCGTCATCTCCTCTCCAAACGCTCTGGGGTCGCCGGTTCCTGGTGCAGCTGGAGTGCAGCCCTGA